In Candidatus Eisenbacteria bacterium, a genomic segment contains:
- a CDS encoding glycosyltransferase — protein sequence MEGRHEARGRPQTHRGLVPVRSARPGGRRVLRRAALNDPYFALIVPTRGDAGKLRTLLPALAAQTFPRTRHEVLLSFDGTSPEPALAEEIATRGLRVVSNPRRGGPGAARNRAARDARGNYLAFTEDDCVPDPSWLERAAARLEREPSIDVLAGATLLPDGSPARRPDRDQPHYLPTNLFVKRTVFEAVGGYDEGYFHAASGIYFREDSDFGFSLERAGARIALEPEARVVHPREHSGYLDPIRWARRYRMDARLRKRHPDRFRERIEVHRLGPFTVRRPFVRACSAVVIASLAAGIALATGEPGLASLMGAVALAAFLPVWAKWRFDPIRLPVILAVPFVLITELLRGAAAERSPRSPGGPSIR from the coding sequence ATGGAAGGCCGCCACGAAGCTCGAGGACGGCCTCAGACGCACCGTGGACTGGTTCCGGTCCGAAGCGCGCGCCCCGGCGGGCGCCGCGTCCTCCGCCGCGCGGCCCTGAACGATCCTTATTTCGCGCTGATCGTCCCCACGCGGGGCGACGCGGGGAAGCTCCGAACCCTCCTCCCCGCTCTCGCCGCGCAGACGTTTCCTCGCACGCGGCACGAGGTGCTCCTCTCCTTCGACGGGACCTCGCCCGAACCCGCGCTCGCGGAGGAGATCGCGACGCGCGGGTTGCGCGTCGTCTCGAATCCACGACGTGGCGGCCCGGGCGCGGCGCGCAATCGCGCGGCGCGCGACGCTCGCGGGAACTACCTCGCCTTCACCGAGGACGACTGCGTGCCGGACCCCTCGTGGCTCGAGCGCGCGGCGGCGCGGCTCGAGCGCGAGCCGTCGATCGACGTGCTCGCGGGCGCGACGCTCCTCCCGGACGGATCACCCGCGCGGCGGCCGGATCGCGACCAGCCCCACTACCTCCCCACCAACCTCTTCGTGAAGCGGACCGTCTTCGAGGCCGTGGGCGGATACGACGAGGGCTACTTCCACGCGGCATCGGGCATCTACTTTCGCGAGGACTCCGACTTCGGGTTCTCGCTGGAGCGCGCGGGCGCGCGGATCGCCCTGGAGCCCGAGGCGCGGGTCGTGCACCCGCGGGAGCATTCCGGCTATCTCGACCCGATCCGGTGGGCGCGGCGCTATCGCATGGACGCGCGGCTCCGGAAGCGCCATCCGGATCGCTTCCGGGAGCGGATCGAGGTCCATCGGCTGGGACCGTTCACGGTCCGCCGCCCGTTCGTGCGCGCGTGCTCCGCGGTCGTGATCGCGTCGCTGGCGGCCGGGATCGCGCTCGCGACCGGAGAGCCCGGGCTCGCCTCGCTGATGGGCGCCGTCGCTCTGGCCGCGTTCCTGCCCGTGTGGGCGAAGTGGCGATTCGATCCGATCCGCCTCCCCGTGATCCTGGCGGTGCCGTTCGTCCTGATCACCGAGCTCCTGCGCGGAGCGGCCGCGGAGCGCTCGCCGCGATCTCCGGGAGGGCCTTCTATCCGCTGA
- a CDS encoding FkbM family methyltransferase has protein sequence MRRLLRGGARLWYRARGFVPTRIEGALLRGDPDHIGFWRDVARGAWEPGTFAFLRDHLSATSTFLDVGAWIGPVTLAAARRCAAVYCFEPDPAAYRYLLWNLELNGVRNASPYHAALGSRTGTRTLSGRDGAFGTSRSTLLASAGAPEIGVPCWGWQDWLEAVRPGRIDAIKVDVEGGEFELLPAMGEYLRTERPALHLSLHAELPSESGRGAGLAGIGEAVRHYRTIRDEDGRGIALEQALDLAAARNVTLTFSG, from the coding sequence GTGAGGCGCCTCCTTCGCGGGGGCGCCCGTCTCTGGTATCGCGCCCGGGGATTCGTTCCGACCCGCATCGAAGGAGCCCTGCTCCGCGGAGATCCGGATCACATCGGGTTCTGGCGCGACGTCGCGCGCGGAGCCTGGGAGCCCGGCACGTTCGCGTTCCTGCGCGATCATCTGAGCGCGACGTCCACGTTCCTGGACGTCGGCGCCTGGATCGGCCCGGTGACGCTGGCCGCGGCGCGGAGGTGCGCGGCGGTCTACTGCTTCGAGCCGGATCCCGCGGCGTACCGGTATCTCCTCTGGAATCTCGAGCTGAACGGCGTACGGAATGCGTCCCCCTATCATGCCGCACTGGGTTCGCGAACCGGGACTCGCACGCTGTCCGGAAGGGATGGAGCGTTCGGAACGAGCCGCTCGACGCTCCTTGCCTCCGCCGGCGCTCCGGAGATCGGCGTTCCGTGCTGGGGGTGGCAGGACTGGCTCGAGGCGGTGCGGCCGGGCCGGATCGATGCCATCAAGGTGGACGTGGAGGGAGGGGAATTCGAGCTCCTGCCCGCGATGGGCGAGTACCTGCGAACCGAGCGGCCCGCGCTCCATCTGTCGCTCCATGCCGAGCTCCCGAGCGAGTCGGGGCGCGGCGCCGGGCTTGCCGGGATCGGCGAAGCCGTGCGCCACTATCGAACCATCCGCGACGAGGACGGCCGCGGGATCGCCCTCGAGCAGGCGCTCGACCTCGCCGCGGCCCGCAACGTCACGCTCACCTTCAGCGGATAG
- a CDS encoding GDP-L-fucose synthase: protein MSLEPSPETRILVTGGSGFLGRHVMAELHARGYHGAETFRSSEYDLTRESDVEGVIQRYEPEVVIHLAAAVGGIGANRRYPGTYYYKNLMMGSLLMERARLGGVRRFLSVGTICSYPKFTPVPFREDDLWSGYPEETNAPYGLAKKMLLVQSQAYRQEFEFDGVNVLVVNLYGPHDNFDPETSHVIPALIRKCVEAVESRAGSIEVWGSGRATREFLYVEDAARGIVTAMERLEGSEPVNLGAGFEISIRDLAETIARLTGFTGKLVWNPAQPDGQPRRSLDTSRAESLLGWKAATKLEDGLRRTVDWFRSEARAPAGAASSAARP from the coding sequence ATGAGCCTCGAGCCGAGTCCCGAGACCCGCATCCTCGTCACCGGAGGCTCCGGCTTCCTGGGCCGCCACGTCATGGCCGAGCTCCACGCGCGCGGGTATCACGGCGCCGAGACGTTCCGCTCGAGCGAGTACGACCTCACCCGCGAGAGCGACGTCGAGGGCGTGATCCAGCGCTACGAACCGGAGGTCGTGATCCACCTCGCGGCGGCTGTGGGCGGCATCGGCGCCAACCGGCGCTACCCGGGGACCTACTACTACAAGAACCTCATGATGGGCTCGCTCCTCATGGAGCGGGCGCGGCTCGGCGGCGTGCGACGCTTCCTGAGCGTCGGGACGATCTGCTCCTACCCCAAGTTCACGCCCGTTCCCTTCCGCGAGGACGACCTCTGGAGCGGATACCCCGAGGAGACGAACGCGCCGTACGGGCTCGCGAAGAAGATGCTGCTCGTCCAGTCGCAGGCGTACCGGCAGGAGTTCGAGTTCGACGGGGTGAACGTGCTCGTGGTGAACCTCTACGGCCCTCATGACAACTTCGATCCCGAGACCTCGCACGTCATTCCGGCGCTCATCCGCAAGTGCGTCGAGGCCGTGGAGTCGCGCGCGGGATCGATCGAGGTCTGGGGGAGCGGCCGGGCCACGCGCGAGTTCCTCTACGTGGAGGACGCCGCCCGAGGGATCGTGACCGCGATGGAGCGTCTCGAAGGGAGCGAGCCCGTGAACCTGGGCGCGGGATTCGAGATCTCGATCCGGGATCTCGCGGAGACGATCGCGCGGCTCACGGGGTTCACCGGGAAGCTCGTGTGGAACCCGGCGCAGCCGGACGGGCAGCCGAGGCGGTCCCTCGACACGTCGCGCGCCGAATCGCTCCTCGGATGGAAGGCCGCCACGAAGCTCGAGGACGGCCTCAGACGCACCGTGGACTGGTTCCGGTCCGAAGCGCGCGCCCCGGCGGGCGCCGCGTCCTCCGCCGCGCGGCCCTGA
- a CDS encoding O-antigen ligase family protein has product MSAALERMAALSFLLLAAALPWSIAPMSIAVGLCGALTLAVWFRPGGARWVRTPVDLPALAWIAALAIAAFAGDDPGGSVRRITKGFLLAVVPLAAYHARDPRLARRAIAVLLVSAAAATIFALVKFAAQGGAFPVRVRGLVGHPLTYGGQAMLLATVAAALLIRGGGPRWKLAGIALLTLVVPALLGSFTRSAWIGTLAGCTVLLACTRARWLPALAGAAVLLVLLLPSGYRARAASLFDTKSHWNRERVILWDAGWRIFRDHPVTGVGLQDLKPYVARYRSPEAHEPPHGHMHNMWLQVAVTMGAVGVAAFAWLWVGLFRTAAWRLRRDLRDASADRFGLTLRLAAVAALAGFFVAGLFEWNFGDEELIDFLFTLTGMAFGASAWSRAWHGEPRSS; this is encoded by the coding sequence ATGTCCGCCGCCCTCGAGCGCATGGCCGCGCTCTCCTTCCTCCTCCTCGCCGCCGCGCTTCCCTGGTCGATCGCGCCGATGTCGATCGCGGTGGGGCTCTGCGGCGCGCTCACGCTCGCCGTGTGGTTCCGGCCCGGCGGCGCGCGCTGGGTGCGCACGCCGGTCGATCTCCCCGCGCTCGCGTGGATCGCGGCGCTCGCGATCGCCGCGTTCGCGGGGGACGACCCGGGGGGAAGCGTCCGCCGGATCACGAAGGGATTCCTCCTCGCCGTCGTGCCGCTCGCCGCGTACCACGCGCGCGATCCTCGCCTCGCCCGGCGCGCGATCGCCGTGCTCCTCGTCTCGGCCGCCGCGGCCACGATCTTCGCGCTCGTGAAGTTCGCGGCCCAGGGAGGCGCCTTCCCCGTCCGCGTCCGCGGGCTCGTCGGGCACCCGCTCACGTACGGGGGCCAGGCGATGCTCCTCGCGACGGTCGCCGCGGCGCTCCTGATCCGGGGCGGCGGGCCGCGCTGGAAGCTCGCGGGAATCGCGCTCCTGACGCTCGTCGTCCCGGCGCTCCTCGGGAGCTTCACGCGGAGCGCCTGGATCGGGACGCTGGCGGGATGCACCGTGCTCCTCGCGTGCACGCGCGCGCGCTGGCTGCCCGCGCTCGCCGGCGCCGCCGTGCTGCTCGTGCTCCTCCTCCCCTCGGGGTACCGCGCGCGAGCGGCCTCCCTCTTCGACACGAAGAGTCACTGGAACCGGGAGCGGGTGATCCTCTGGGACGCGGGGTGGAGGATCTTCCGCGACCACCCGGTCACCGGCGTCGGGCTCCAAGATCTGAAGCCGTACGTCGCGCGCTATCGCTCGCCCGAGGCGCACGAGCCGCCCCACGGCCACATGCACAACATGTGGCTCCAGGTCGCGGTCACCATGGGAGCGGTCGGCGTCGCCGCGTTCGCGTGGCTCTGGGTCGGCCTCTTCCGCACGGCCGCGTGGCGGCTGCGACGGGATCTCCGGGACGCGAGCGCGGACCGGTTCGGGCTCACGCTGCGGCTCGCCGCCGTCGCGGCGCTCGCCGGGTTCTTCGTCGCCGGGCTCTTCGAGTGGAACTTC
- a CDS encoding FkbM family methyltransferase: MMTRLAKRIFTGTPLEEPLKRAHHALTGQKSTLYDWQTIAIMRRVLRPDSNAIDVGAFEGGMLKHLIRLAPRGRHMAFEPQPDRCERLRAAFPRVDVHASAVGDRAGVVTFHCMDPHPALSGLERRARDLPGEHARAIQVPMETLDGTVPPDRPLHFVKVDVEGAEMGVFRGGVNVLRANRPVIVFECGLGGADHFGTTPRALHDLVTGEIGLRLSLLGGWLRGAPALSAAEFADQFERRLHFYFVAHP, from the coding sequence ATGATGACGCGTCTCGCCAAGCGGATCTTCACGGGCACCCCGCTCGAGGAGCCGCTGAAGCGTGCTCATCACGCGCTCACCGGCCAGAAGAGCACCCTCTACGACTGGCAGACGATCGCCATCATGCGGCGCGTGCTGCGACCCGATTCCAACGCGATCGACGTGGGCGCGTTCGAAGGCGGGATGCTGAAGCACCTGATCCGCCTCGCGCCGCGCGGAAGGCACATGGCCTTCGAGCCGCAGCCCGACCGCTGCGAACGGCTCCGGGCCGCGTTCCCGCGCGTCGACGTGCACGCCTCCGCCGTCGGGGACCGCGCCGGCGTCGTGACCTTCCACTGCATGGATCCGCATCCGGCGCTGAGCGGGCTCGAGCGGCGCGCGCGGGACCTCCCGGGCGAGCATGCGCGAGCGATCCAGGTGCCGATGGAGACCCTCGACGGCACGGTCCCTCCGGACCGGCCGTTGCACTTCGTGAAGGTCGACGTGGAGGGGGCGGAGATGGGGGTCTTTCGCGGAGGAGTGAACGTGCTCCGCGCGAACCGCCCCGTGATCGTGTTCGAGTGCGGGCTGGGCGGCGCGGACCACTTCGGCACCACGCCCCGCGCCCTCCATGATCTCGTCACGGGGGAGATCGGGCTGCGCCTCTCGCTCCTGGGAGGATGGCTGCGGGGGGCTCCCGCGCTGTCGGCGGCCGAGTTCGCCGACCAGTTCGAGCGCCGGCTCCACTTCTACTTCGTGGCTCATCCCTAG